The window ggtaatcattttgcaatatataagtgtatcaaatcaacacatggtacgccttaaacttacacaatgttatatgtcaattacatcttaataaaactagatttaaaaaagaatgattgtCCTTTTCCGGTTAGCGGCCTGAGGTGACCTCTCAAAATGGTTTGCTATTAACTTGACCCAGGAAACCCCACAAAATCATGCAAGTCGAGAGGTTCAAATCTTCGTGTTCACTTTAAGAACACTCGTGAAACAGCCCAGGCCATTAAGGGTATGCATATCCGAAAAGCCACCAAGTATCTGAAGGATGTCACTTTAAAGAAGCAGTGTGTGCCGTTCCGTCGTTACAATGGTGGAGTTGGTAGGTGTGCCCAGGCCAAACAGTGGGGCTGGACGCAGGGTCGGTGGCCCAAAAAGAGTGCTGAATTTTTACTGCACCTGCTCAAAAATGCAGAGAGTAATGCTGAATTTAAGGGCTTAGATGTAGATTCTCTGGTCATTGAGCATATCCAGGTGAACAAATCCCCCAAGATGTGGCGCAGGACATACAGAGCTC is drawn from Eschrichtius robustus isolate mEscRob2 chromosome 8, mEscRob2.pri, whole genome shotgun sequence and contains these coding sequences:
- the LOC137768542 gene encoding large ribosomal subunit protein uL22-like, whose product is MHIRKATKYLKDVTLKKQCVPFRRYNGGVGRCAQAKQWGWTQGRWPKKSAEFLLHLLKNAESNAEFKGLDVDSLVIEHIQVNKSPKMWRRTYRAHGRINPYMSSPCHIEMILTEKEQIVPKPEEEVAQKKKISQKKLKKQKLMARE